In Chitinophaga sp. HK235, a single window of DNA contains:
- a CDS encoding class I SAM-dependent methyltransferase, with the protein MFNKETKTALQAKEAALWLAFAPIAFQATRALRDMGILKAVSDSGSAGITIEEVMEKTNMNRYAVRVLLEAGLGMELVIVNDKKYTLTKTGYFILHDQLTRINMDFTQDICYKGMYHLEDSLRNGKPEGLQELGPWDTIYPGLSLLPPAVGKSWFDFDHYYSDLATPGALDIVFENHPKRLLDIGGNTGKWALACTAKDPEVEVTIFDIPGQANIAQQKMKEAGVENRVHFHIANILHEEIPFPKGFDAIWMSQFLDCFSEAEIESILSRCREALNDDGTIYILEPFWNRQQFKSAAFCLQQTSLYFTAMANGNSQMYHTDDFFQCIENAGLVVTEENNKMGLNYTLLKVKKKK; encoded by the coding sequence ATGTTCAATAAAGAAACGAAAACAGCATTACAGGCAAAAGAAGCCGCATTGTGGCTGGCTTTTGCCCCTATTGCCTTCCAGGCTACCAGGGCCCTGCGTGACATGGGGATTTTAAAAGCAGTGAGCGACAGCGGATCTGCCGGAATCACCATTGAGGAAGTGATGGAAAAAACCAACATGAACCGCTATGCAGTGAGAGTATTGCTGGAAGCCGGTTTAGGAATGGAATTAGTGATCGTGAACGACAAAAAATACACGCTCACCAAAACCGGCTACTTTATTTTACACGACCAGCTGACCCGTATCAATATGGACTTTACCCAGGATATCTGCTACAAAGGCATGTACCACCTGGAAGACAGTCTGCGCAACGGTAAGCCGGAAGGCCTCCAGGAACTGGGCCCCTGGGATACTATCTATCCCGGCCTCTCCCTGCTGCCACCAGCTGTCGGAAAAAGCTGGTTCGATTTCGACCACTATTATTCCGACCTCGCTACTCCGGGCGCACTGGATATCGTTTTTGAAAACCATCCCAAACGCCTCCTCGACATCGGTGGCAACACCGGTAAATGGGCACTGGCCTGCACCGCCAAAGATCCCGAAGTGGAAGTCACCATCTTCGATATCCCCGGACAGGCTAATATCGCGCAGCAGAAAATGAAAGAAGCCGGCGTGGAAAACAGAGTACACTTCCATATCGCCAATATCCTGCATGAGGAAATACCTTTCCCTAAAGGGTTTGATGCCATCTGGATGAGCCAGTTCCTCGACTGTTTCTCCGAAGCAGAAATCGAGTCTATCCTCTCCCGTTGTCGCGAAGCGCTCAACGACGACGGTACCATCTACATCCTGGAACCATTCTGGAACCGCCAGCAGTTTAAATCAGCGGCTTTCTGCCTGCAGCAGACCTCCCTGTATTTCACTGCTATGGCCAATGGTAACAGCCAGATGTATCATACCGACGACTTCTTCCAGTGCATCGAAAATGCAGGACTGGTAGTAACGGAAGAAAACAACAAGATGGGCCTGAACTACACCCTGCTGAAGGTTAAAAAGAAGAAATAG
- a CDS encoding beta-ketoacyl synthase, translated as MVFVVADNIVGPLGIDTDENFEQIIRGNSGIGLQDRSDYGPAPFYGAMMAPAMLSRATAGLNVEGYTKFEQLVIASVTAAVSQTGIRLSDSRTGLIISTTKGNIELLEQQPEGVIPPPEQLQPSATARKIAAHLGAANAPLVISSACISGLLAILTGQRLITSGKYDHVVVTGADVLTRFVLSGFQSFQAVSAVPCKPFDAGRMGVSLGEAAATVVLSKTSAQAEIVLGAGAVSNDANHISGPSRTGQELAMAMQLALKGSGLQPADIGFVSAHGTATLYNDEMEAKALHHAGLAAVPVNSLKGYYGHTLGAAGLVEAIVSMKAMKEGVILPTKGYETPGVSMPVNVSNTLRQQSSRHFLKTVSGFGGCNAAMIFSRK; from the coding sequence ATGGTCTTTGTAGTTGCAGATAATATTGTGGGGCCACTGGGTATTGATACCGATGAAAATTTTGAACAGATCATCCGGGGCAACAGTGGTATCGGTTTACAGGACCGCAGCGATTATGGCCCTGCACCTTTTTATGGTGCCATGATGGCTCCCGCCATGCTCAGCAGGGCAACAGCGGGTCTTAACGTAGAAGGTTATACGAAATTTGAACAGCTGGTGATCGCCTCCGTCACGGCGGCCGTATCGCAAACAGGTATCCGCCTGTCGGATTCCCGCACCGGTCTGATCATTTCCACTACCAAAGGAAATATTGAACTGCTGGAACAGCAGCCGGAAGGAGTGATCCCTCCGCCGGAACAGTTACAGCCTTCCGCTACTGCCCGTAAGATAGCGGCTCATCTGGGTGCTGCCAATGCTCCACTGGTGATCAGCAGCGCCTGTATATCCGGTCTGCTGGCCATTCTTACCGGTCAGCGCCTGATCACTTCCGGAAAATACGACCACGTAGTGGTAACGGGCGCCGATGTGCTCACCCGTTTTGTATTGTCAGGATTCCAGTCTTTCCAGGCAGTAAGTGCCGTGCCCTGCAAACCCTTTGATGCCGGGCGTATGGGTGTTTCCCTGGGAGAAGCAGCTGCCACCGTGGTGCTCAGCAAAACATCCGCACAGGCAGAAATTGTATTAGGCGCCGGGGCTGTCAGCAACGATGCCAACCACATTTCCGGCCCTTCCCGCACCGGACAGGAGCTGGCCATGGCCATGCAACTGGCCCTCAAAGGCAGCGGCCTCCAACCGGCAGATATCGGCTTTGTATCTGCTCACGGCACCGCCACCCTGTACAACGACGAAATGGAAGCCAAAGCCCTGCACCATGCCGGACTGGCAGCCGTACCGGTCAACAGTCTCAAAGGATACTACGGCCACACCCTCGGTGCTGCCGGCCTCGTAGAAGCAATTGTCAGTATGAAAGCCATGAAAGAAGGTGTGATACTGCCCACCAAAGGATACGAAACACCCGGTGTGAGTATGCCTGTCAACGTCAGCAATACCCTGCGCCAACAATCTTCCCGCCACTTCCTGAAAACAGTGTCGGGGTTCGGTGGTTGCAACGCAGCCATGATATTTAGTAGAAAATAA
- a CDS encoding thioesterase family protein, whose protein sequence is MKKFLNEMDQITECTEFPVKFNEVDSLGIVWHGHYVRYFEDGREAFGEKYALRYLDVFEAGYTAPVVNIQLDYKRPLRYGDRVKVATTFVDDLAAKIRFNYVLSNPATGEIIAKGSSVQVFLDKETALLQLTTPAFFSEWKKQHLHNHL, encoded by the coding sequence ATGAAAAAATTTCTAAATGAAATGGACCAGATAACCGAATGCACCGAATTTCCGGTGAAGTTTAATGAGGTGGATTCACTGGGCATTGTATGGCATGGCCACTATGTCCGGTATTTTGAAGACGGAAGGGAGGCTTTCGGAGAAAAGTACGCGCTGCGTTACCTGGATGTGTTTGAGGCCGGATATACCGCGCCGGTGGTGAATATACAGCTTGATTACAAGCGGCCATTGCGCTACGGCGACCGCGTAAAGGTAGCAACCACTTTTGTGGACGACCTCGCGGCGAAGATCAGATTTAACTATGTGCTTTCCAATCCGGCTACGGGTGAAATCATTGCCAAAGGCTCTTCTGTACAGGTTTTCCTGGACAAGGAAACAGCGCTGCTGCAACTGACCACCCCGGCTTTTTTCAGTGAATGGAAAAAACAACACTTGCATAACCACCTTTAG
- a CDS encoding 3-hydroxyacyl-ACP dehydratase has translation MFIHTDDITAYIPQRTPIVMISGILEVDGPKTRTGLHIAPDNVFVENGVLTPPGLMENIAQTAAARIGYIARQENSPVPLGFIGAVKDLEIFELPPAGQMIETTTEIGGEVFNATMVTGKVMYDGRVMAQCEMKIFINPQIQ, from the coding sequence ATGTTTATTCATACAGATGATATTACCGCTTATATCCCACAACGTACGCCGATTGTCATGATCAGTGGCATACTGGAAGTGGACGGCCCTAAAACCCGCACCGGACTGCATATTGCACCGGACAATGTTTTTGTGGAAAACGGCGTGCTCACACCGCCCGGCCTCATGGAAAATATTGCACAGACCGCGGCAGCCCGTATCGGTTATATCGCAAGACAGGAAAACAGCCCCGTACCCCTGGGTTTTATCGGCGCTGTAAAAGACCTGGAAATATTTGAACTGCCGCCCGCCGGACAGATGATCGAAACCACCACGGAAATCGGAGGAGAAGTGTTTAATGCTACCATGGTAACAGGAAAAGTTATGTACGATGGAAGGGTGATGGCACAATGTGAAATGAAAATTTTCATCAACCCGCAAATACAATAA
- a CDS encoding lipid A biosynthesis acyltransferase: protein MPSWQGKSKGNKLGYSIFIFILRYGGVYPAYFLLRFVAFYYFLFSWSSSRPIYQYFHTKIGYGRWRSLYSLYRNYYVFGQTLIDKIVVMANMENKFTFDFDGEHHLREMVTGGRGGIMLSAHLGNWEVAGHLFKRLQTRINIVMFDGEHQRIKEYLSSITGDRNVNIIVIKDDLSHIYAINEALSNQELVCMHADRFLPGNKTITAPLLGHDARFPVGPFLLAATFRVPVCVVFAFKETATHYHFYATEPRSYHGRRNQGVEKAVADFTGLLEEKIHRYPEQWFNYYDFWA from the coding sequence ATGCCATCCTGGCAGGGAAAGTCTAAGGGAAATAAGCTGGGTTACAGTATCTTTATTTTCATACTCAGGTATGGAGGTGTTTACCCTGCTTATTTTCTGTTGAGATTTGTTGCTTTTTATTATTTTCTGTTCTCCTGGAGTTCTTCCAGGCCCATCTATCAATATTTTCATACCAAAATAGGTTACGGCAGATGGCGGTCTTTGTACAGCCTTTACCGCAACTACTACGTGTTTGGTCAGACACTGATCGATAAGATTGTGGTGATGGCCAACATGGAGAACAAGTTTACCTTCGATTTTGACGGGGAACACCATCTGCGTGAGATGGTGACCGGCGGGCGCGGAGGAATCATGCTGAGTGCACACCTGGGCAACTGGGAAGTGGCCGGTCACCTGTTCAAACGCCTGCAAACCCGTATTAATATTGTCATGTTTGATGGGGAACATCAACGCATCAAAGAATACCTGTCTTCCATCACCGGCGACAGGAATGTGAATATCATCGTCATTAAGGATGATTTATCACATATCTATGCCATCAACGAAGCGTTGAGTAACCAGGAGCTGGTTTGTATGCACGCAGACCGTTTTCTGCCCGGCAACAAAACCATTACCGCACCATTGCTGGGGCATGATGCCCGTTTCCCGGTAGGGCCTTTCCTGCTGGCAGCTACCTTCCGGGTGCCGGTATGTGTGGTGTTTGCCTTTAAGGAAACGGCTACCCATTATCATTTTTATGCCACCGAACCCCGTTCATACCATGGACGCCGCAACCAGGGTGTGGAAAAGGCCGTGGCCGATTTTACCGGCCTGCTGGAGGAAAAAATCCATCGTTACCCGGAACAGTGGTTTAATTATTATGATTTTTGGGCATAA
- a CDS encoding acyl carrier protein, with translation MEIKEIITVTNKFLVEEFEANPTDIKPEANLKSTLDLDSLDYIDMVVVIEDNFGFKVKPEDFQSIVTFQDFYDYVTARVQQKELV, from the coding sequence ATGGAAATTAAGGAAATAATAACTGTTACGAACAAGTTTCTGGTGGAGGAGTTTGAAGCTAACCCCACTGACATTAAGCCTGAAGCTAACCTCAAGTCCACGCTGGATCTCGACAGCCTGGATTATATTGACATGGTAGTAGTGATTGAAGATAATTTTGGTTTTAAAGTAAAACCGGAAGATTTTCAGTCCATCGTTACCTTCCAGGATTTCTACGATTATGTAACTGCTCGTGTTCAACAAAAAGAACTGGTATAA
- a CDS encoding beta-ketoacyl synthase, producing MNRVVITGMGIYSCIGKDLQEVRDSLYKGKSGIVLDPERKTFGYRSGLTGNIQRPELKGLLDRRSRLMMPEQAEFAYMATREALAQAGMDQDYIDQTPVGLLYGNDSSAKPVIEATDIMREKKDTMLVGSGSVFQTMNSTVNMNLATIFKLRGVNFTVSAACASGSHAIGLGYMFIRNGMQDAVICGGAQEVNLYAMGNFDAIAAFSTRENDPERASRPFDRDRDGLVPSGGAATVILESLESAKRRGAPILGEVLGYGFSSNGGHISNPTVDGPVRSLQIALQDAGLQAADIAYINAHATSTPAGDASEARAIYEVFGTSNPYVSSTKSMTGHECWMAGASEIVYSMLMMQNDFIAPNINLENPDDDAAKLNIATKTIDKKFNIFLSNSFGFGGTNSSLIVKKWEGM from the coding sequence ATGAACCGAGTAGTGATCACTGGAATGGGAATCTACTCCTGCATTGGTAAAGACCTGCAGGAGGTGAGGGATTCATTGTATAAAGGAAAGTCTGGTATTGTGCTGGATCCTGAACGGAAAACATTTGGTTACCGTTCCGGTTTGACCGGCAATATCCAGCGGCCGGAGCTGAAAGGTTTGCTGGACCGTAGGTCCAGGCTGATGATGCCTGAACAGGCCGAGTTTGCGTATATGGCAACCCGTGAGGCGCTTGCCCAGGCGGGTATGGACCAGGACTATATTGACCAGACCCCGGTAGGTTTGCTGTACGGCAACGACAGCTCCGCCAAACCGGTGATCGAGGCTACAGATATTATGCGGGAGAAAAAGGATACTATGCTGGTAGGTTCCGGCTCGGTGTTCCAGACTATGAATTCTACCGTTAATATGAACCTGGCCACTATCTTCAAGCTGAGAGGGGTAAACTTTACGGTGAGTGCGGCCTGTGCCAGTGGTTCCCATGCCATCGGGCTGGGGTACATGTTTATCCGCAACGGTATGCAGGACGCGGTGATCTGCGGTGGTGCACAGGAGGTGAATCTATATGCCATGGGCAATTTCGATGCGATCGCAGCTTTCTCTACCCGCGAAAATGACCCTGAGCGGGCTTCCAGGCCTTTTGACCGCGACCGTGACGGGCTGGTGCCCAGCGGTGGCGCGGCTACCGTGATCCTGGAGAGCCTCGAATCAGCCAAACGCAGAGGGGCCCCTATCCTGGGCGAAGTGTTGGGCTATGGCTTTTCTTCCAATGGCGGCCATATTTCCAACCCTACGGTGGACGGACCGGTACGTTCCCTGCAGATAGCCTTGCAGGATGCAGGTCTGCAGGCAGCAGATATTGCCTATATCAATGCCCACGCTACCTCTACGCCGGCAGGTGATGCCAGCGAGGCCCGTGCCATCTATGAAGTGTTTGGTACCTCCAACCCTTATGTAAGTTCCACCAAATCCATGACCGGCCACGAATGCTGGATGGCTGGTGCCAGCGAAATCGTATACTCCATGCTGATGATGCAGAACGATTTCATTGCCCCCAATATCAACCTGGAAAACCCGGATGATGATGCTGCGAAGTTGAACATTGCGACCAAAACCATCGATAAAAAATTTAATATATTTTTGTCCAATTCCTTCGGCTTCGGAGGAACCAACTCTTCTCTTATTGTAAAAAAATGGGAAGGGATGTAA
- the fabG gene encoding 3-oxoacyl-ACP reductase FabG yields MKCALITGGSRGIGRAVCIKMAELGYHVLINYKGNEAAAQETLEAVKAKGSSGELLQFNVGDAADVQAVLGAWIEQHKDQHTIEVLVNNAGIREDSLMFWMSEAQWNNVLNISLNGFYHVTKQVLNSMLLKRYGRIINMVSLSGIKGLPGQTNYSAAKAGVIGATKALAQEVAKRGVTVNAIAPGFIKTDMTAELNEKELAAQVPMNRFGTPEEVADAVAFLASKSAGYITGEVLNINGGLHT; encoded by the coding sequence ATGAAATGTGCCTTAATTACAGGAGGCTCCCGCGGTATTGGCAGGGCAGTATGTATTAAAATGGCTGAATTGGGATATCATGTCCTGATAAATTATAAAGGAAATGAAGCTGCCGCACAGGAAACCCTGGAGGCAGTAAAAGCGAAAGGCAGCAGCGGTGAGCTGTTGCAGTTCAACGTAGGAGATGCCGCCGATGTACAGGCTGTACTGGGCGCGTGGATCGAACAACATAAAGACCAACATACCATTGAAGTGCTGGTGAATAATGCAGGCATACGGGAAGATTCCCTCATGTTCTGGATGTCCGAAGCACAATGGAACAATGTGCTGAATATCAGCCTGAACGGGTTTTATCATGTGACTAAGCAGGTACTCAACAGCATGTTGCTGAAACGTTACGGACGTATCATCAACATGGTGTCTTTGTCCGGTATCAAAGGATTGCCCGGACAAACCAATTACTCTGCTGCCAAAGCAGGCGTAATTGGCGCTACCAAAGCGCTGGCACAGGAAGTAGCCAAAAGGGGCGTAACGGTGAATGCCATCGCTCCCGGCTTTATCAAAACGGATATGACCGCAGAGCTGAACGAGAAAGAGCTGGCAGCACAGGTACCGATGAACCGTTTCGGTACACCGGAAGAAGTAGCCGATGCAGTGGCGTTCCTGGCGTCTAAGTCTGCGGGTTATATCACCGGGGAAGTGTTGAATATTAATGGAGGTCTCCATACTTAA
- the hutH gene encoding histidine ammonia-lyase gives MVVLGSKSLTLDEVYRVLYAGEELTLDEAALQQVEASFLFLKTFSAKKLIYGINTGFGPMAQYRISDSDTFQLQYNLIRSHSTGAGKPLSPVITKALMIARLSSFMQAHSGIHPEVVHLLKDLINKNVYPCVFEHGGVGASGDLVQLAHLALVLIGEGEVWYEDKMQPTAEVFARLGLKPIGIHVREGLAIINGTSAMTGAGLVNLIQARQLLGWAVTLSAMINEIVEAFDDHLSAELNAVKMHTGQNTVAARMREVLQGSKMVRHRPDHLYKELEEEIFKDKVQEYYSLRCVPQILGPVYDTLIQAEKIVVQELNSVSDNPVVDHELENVFHGGNFHGDYISLEMDKVKIAVTRLSMLAERQLNYLLNEKLNHKFPPFMNLGKLGFNFGMQGAQFTATSTVAENQTLSFPMYVHSIPNNNDNQDIVSMGCNSALMANRVIANTFEVLAIHTLTVLQAVDFLNCQDRLAAFSHKVYNEVRAIYPKFIEDRPMYKDLGKIKEYLLCNEPVKMF, from the coding sequence ATGGTTGTATTAGGAAGTAAGTCGCTGACGCTGGACGAGGTGTATCGCGTGCTTTACGCCGGAGAAGAGTTGACACTGGATGAAGCGGCATTACAGCAGGTGGAAGCCAGCTTTTTGTTTCTGAAAACGTTTTCTGCCAAAAAGCTGATCTACGGTATCAACACAGGTTTTGGTCCAATGGCTCAATACCGTATTAGTGACAGCGATACCTTTCAGTTGCAATATAACCTGATTCGCAGCCATAGCACCGGCGCCGGCAAACCCTTGTCACCGGTGATCACCAAAGCCCTCATGATTGCCCGCCTGAGCAGCTTCATGCAGGCCCATTCCGGTATTCACCCCGAAGTGGTTCATCTCTTAAAAGACCTGATCAACAAAAACGTATACCCTTGTGTATTTGAGCACGGTGGCGTAGGTGCCAGTGGCGACCTCGTACAGCTGGCTCACCTGGCCCTGGTGCTGATAGGAGAAGGGGAAGTATGGTACGAAGATAAAATGCAGCCTACGGCGGAAGTATTTGCCCGCCTGGGTCTCAAACCAATCGGTATCCACGTCCGCGAAGGACTGGCTATCATCAACGGTACCTCCGCGATGACAGGCGCCGGACTGGTAAACCTGATCCAGGCCCGCCAGCTGCTGGGATGGGCAGTGACCCTCTCCGCCATGATCAACGAAATAGTGGAAGCTTTCGACGACCACCTGTCTGCCGAACTGAATGCCGTGAAAATGCACACCGGCCAGAACACCGTAGCCGCCCGCATGCGGGAAGTGCTCCAGGGCAGCAAAATGGTGCGCCATCGTCCGGACCACCTCTATAAAGAACTGGAAGAAGAAATCTTTAAGGATAAAGTACAGGAGTATTACTCCCTGCGCTGTGTACCACAGATCCTCGGCCCCGTGTATGATACACTCATACAGGCCGAAAAAATAGTGGTGCAGGAGCTCAACTCTGTGAGCGACAACCCCGTAGTAGACCACGAACTGGAAAATGTGTTCCATGGCGGTAACTTCCACGGTGATTATATCTCCCTGGAAATGGACAAAGTGAAAATCGCTGTCACCCGCCTGTCTATGCTGGCAGAGCGTCAGCTCAACTACCTGCTGAACGAAAAGCTGAACCACAAGTTCCCGCCGTTTATGAACCTGGGCAAACTGGGCTTCAACTTCGGTATGCAGGGCGCTCAGTTTACCGCTACCTCTACCGTTGCGGAAAATCAGACCTTGTCCTTCCCGATGTATGTACACAGTATCCCCAACAACAACGACAACCAGGATATTGTGAGCATGGGCTGTAACTCAGCGCTGATGGCCAACAGAGTGATCGCCAATACCTTTGAGGTACTGGCTATTCACACCCTCACCGTGTTACAGGCAGTAGATTTCCTGAACTGTCAGGACAGGCTCGCGGCTTTCTCTCATAAGGTTTACAATGAAGTAAGAGCAATTTATCCTAAATTTATTGAGGACAGACCTATGTACAAGGACCTCGGCAAGATTAAGGAATACCTGTTGTGTAATGAGCCGGTAAAAATGTTCTGA
- a CDS encoding hemolysin family protein, whose product MEVVIIFILILVNGIFSMTEIALVSARKSRLEQQANKGDEKAKAALKLANNPETFLSTVQIGITLIGILIGIYSGETIKDEVMAWLNQFPAVTTYSNLLATIIVVIVITYFSLVLGELVPKRVGTAKPEAIAKMMAKPMQVVSWLTFPFILLLSASTNLLVKIFNLHPEESQVTEEEIKAIISEGTTSGAIEETEQEIIERVFHLGDRNITSLMTYRNDITWLDINETPDQYQQKIHESLHNVYPVCEGQIDSVKGIVSIKDLYAVAGTSTSLTQIIRKPLFVPENNTAYQVLEKFKETHVHAAFIVDEYGTFLGMITLNDILEAIVGDMPETEEADDYEMVLREDGSWLVDAQIPFYDFLAEFDKEDWMSEFEQDFDTLAGFILHHLEHIPKTGEKFLWRGFEFEIVDMDAHRIDKVLVTPPVQTEEE is encoded by the coding sequence ATGGAAGTCGTCATTATCTTCATCCTTATTTTAGTGAACGGCATATTTTCGATGACGGAAATAGCCCTGGTCTCGGCTCGCAAGAGCAGACTGGAACAACAAGCTAATAAAGGGGATGAAAAAGCAAAGGCCGCTCTGAAGCTGGCCAATAATCCGGAAACCTTTCTTTCTACCGTCCAGATCGGTATCACACTCATCGGCATCCTCATCGGTATTTACTCCGGTGAAACGATCAAAGACGAGGTAATGGCCTGGCTCAACCAGTTTCCCGCCGTTACCACCTATAGCAACCTCCTCGCTACCATCATCGTTGTTATTGTCATTACCTATTTTTCTCTGGTATTGGGCGAACTGGTACCGAAGAGAGTGGGCACCGCCAAACCGGAAGCCATCGCCAAAATGATGGCCAAACCCATGCAGGTAGTATCCTGGCTCACTTTCCCGTTCATATTGCTGTTATCCGCCTCCACCAACCTCCTGGTAAAAATATTTAATCTGCACCCCGAAGAATCGCAGGTGACAGAAGAAGAAATCAAAGCCATCATCAGTGAAGGCACTACTTCCGGAGCTATCGAAGAAACAGAACAGGAAATCATCGAAAGGGTATTTCATCTGGGCGACCGTAATATCACCTCGCTCATGACCTACCGCAACGATATCACCTGGCTGGATATCAACGAAACACCGGACCAGTACCAGCAAAAGATCCACGAAAGTCTGCATAATGTTTATCCGGTATGTGAAGGCCAGATAGACAGCGTCAAAGGCATCGTGTCTATTAAAGACCTGTACGCCGTGGCCGGTACATCCACCTCACTGACACAGATCATACGTAAGCCACTTTTTGTTCCGGAAAACAATACCGCCTACCAGGTACTGGAAAAGTTTAAGGAAACTCATGTACATGCCGCGTTCATCGTCGACGAATATGGTACGTTTTTGGGTATGATCACGCTCAACGATATTTTAGAGGCGATAGTAGGCGATATGCCGGAAACAGAGGAAGCCGATGATTATGAAATGGTACTGCGCGAAGACGGCTCCTGGCTGGTAGATGCACAGATTCCGTTTTATGATTTCCTGGCAGAATTTGATAAGGAAGACTGGATGTCTGAATTTGAACAGGACTTTGATACCCTGGCCGGATTCATTCTCCATCATCTGGAACATATTCCGAAAACAGGGGAGAAATTCCTCTGGCGTGGCTTTGAGTTTGAAATAGTGGATATGGATGCTCATCGTATAGATAAAGTACTGGTAACACCACCTGTGCAAACTGAAGAGGAGTAA
- a CDS encoding ZIP family metal transporter translates to MNWNYLILILLATLGGGLIPMTIRRINANFTIYLLAFTGAFLFGITTMHLLPEVYHELGHNAGIYVVLGFFLQVFLQQLSHGMEHGHTHLPGENHRHIAVTPLLLGLSIHAFMEGIPLGFHYEDKSALPSLMVGVAAHKVPEALTLITVMMHAHRKKAELWRILIAFALVTPLAAILAGWMGNRFEIVQHYLLYVVALVIGAFLHISTTIFYESGTKHHELSGKKVMAIAAGLVLAFLTLIFE, encoded by the coding sequence ATGAACTGGAATTATCTTATACTTATATTATTGGCTACGCTGGGCGGTGGGCTGATCCCCATGACGATCAGGCGTATCAATGCCAATTTTACCATTTACCTGCTGGCCTTTACCGGCGCCTTCCTGTTTGGGATCACCACCATGCATCTGCTGCCGGAGGTATACCATGAGCTGGGACATAATGCCGGCATTTATGTTGTCCTCGGTTTTTTCCTGCAGGTATTCCTTCAGCAGTTATCGCATGGTATGGAACATGGCCACACCCATTTACCGGGTGAAAACCACCGCCATATTGCGGTAACACCGCTGCTGCTGGGACTTTCCATCCATGCTTTTATGGAAGGTATCCCGCTGGGATTTCATTATGAAGATAAATCCGCGCTCCCATCTTTAATGGTGGGCGTGGCTGCGCATAAAGTACCGGAAGCATTAACACTGATCACCGTGATGATGCATGCACACAGGAAAAAGGCAGAGCTGTGGCGTATACTCATCGCTTTTGCCCTCGTTACTCCCCTGGCAGCTATACTGGCCGGGTGGATGGGCAACCGCTTTGAGATAGTACAACACTACCTGCTGTACGTGGTGGCCCTGGTAATTGGTGCATTCCTGCACATTTCCACCACCATATTCTATGAAAGCGGCACCAAACACCATGAACTGAGTGGAAAAAAAGTGATGGCCATAGCGGCAGGACTGGTGCTGGCATTTCTTACCCTTATATTTGAATAA
- a CDS encoding phosphatase PAP2 family protein, with amino-acid sequence MLESILKQDLRLFFHINGQWHNAVLDYILPLAREPYMWAPLYLFLALFVTINYRWKGFWWILFFLLCFALADQSSLYIKQAFGRVRPCRDPIVSHYARILVGYCPTSGSFTSNHAANHFALATFCFLTLKSALGRYTWLFFLWAALVGYAQVYVGVHYPLDVAGGAVLGIFIGLLSGSFFQRRIRLEPEQTS; translated from the coding sequence ATGCTTGAAAGTATCCTGAAACAGGACCTTCGGTTATTCTTCCATATCAACGGGCAGTGGCACAATGCTGTGCTGGACTATATCCTGCCCCTGGCAAGGGAGCCATATATGTGGGCGCCGCTGTACCTGTTCCTGGCCTTGTTTGTCACCATCAACTACCGCTGGAAAGGCTTCTGGTGGATTCTTTTTTTCCTGCTGTGTTTTGCGCTGGCAGACCAGAGCAGCCTGTACATCAAACAGGCATTCGGCCGGGTCAGACCCTGCCGTGACCCGATAGTGTCGCATTATGCACGGATACTGGTGGGGTATTGCCCAACGAGCGGAAGCTTCACCTCCAACCATGCGGCCAATCATTTTGCGTTGGCTACGTTTTGTTTCTTAACTTTAAAATCAGCATTGGGCCGGTACACCTGGTTATTTTTTCTGTGGGCGGCCTTAGTAGGTTACGCACAGGTATATGTTGGTGTGCATTACCCGCTGGACGTTGCCGGCGGCGCCGTACTGGGCATATTTATAGGGCTGCTGAGTGGAAGTTTCTTTCAACGCCGCATTAGACTGGAGCCTGAACAAACATCATGA